GCGAGTTGACCCCTAAATAATTACTTTTGGTTTTCATATATTTGCAttcacaaaacattttttggatTAAGAAATGCCAGGTTTTTGCAAAATATCCCCTTTTTTGGTTCACTTATTcatctttattgcattcaatTTTTCACAGACAATTTATTATACATTATGTCATTATGAGAGTTCTTACATTATGTCTGTGATAATGATTTTTGTCTATTGGTTGTcatgggaaaatgaaaatagttaGTGATGACAATGAATGCATTCTGTTGCGTTAACATCAAGATCTTAAGCTTTCAATACAAGATTACAGTGCACATTCCTTTTAGATCcaaaaaagtatattttcacGATCTTGTGGTTGTGGTTGAGATTCTAATCCTTATGCTGCCGGTGGGAACCTAAGGAAGATATTTTGCCATTTAACCCCAATGAAATGCCAGTCCATCTAATATTGTTCCGAACTGAATTTTGTTTGTAGGCTCTGACAGAGTGCCGAAAGAAGCTTACAGCCTCTCCAACTGTACCTGGTTCAGGGAACGTTCCTGCTGCACACGAACTGAGGTGACATCAACATTCTTGGGAATGCCACATCTTGAAACGTCCAGCAGCGACTGCCATAACCATCTCAATTATTTGATGTGCTATTTCTGTAGTCCTGATCAACACCAGTGGCTTAGGCGCGGGAAGGTCCATGTCTGCAAAAGTTTCTGCAATGATGTGTATAAACACTGCAAAGATGCAAAGTTTGAAGGAAAGGCCTTGAGTTCTGTATATTCCAGTGGAAATGAGTTTTGCAAAGCCCAGCATTTCAATGTACTTGATGAGGACACTCAAGCCTGTTATAAATTTGACGATTCTCTCTTCGCCACAGCCTCCTTGCACAAAGGGTGCTCATTCAGAGTTATTTTATTGCTTGTTGTCAGCCTGATTTACCACTTTTTGTGGACATGATATGCAACTTCTCTAATGTACTGTCACTTAAAACACATATTTTAGCTATTAGTCCACTTTTTTGAATAgccaaagaagaaaatgtttaaaaaaacctTCTTCCCTTGACAGAGGAGTTCTTGTCTTTGACAACATAGCCCTATTCTGTCATTTTTCATTATCCAAATAGTCACTCTGCctaaaacaaatatattttatccATTCACCTTAAAATAATTGGTCTTAAAATGTCCCCGCACAAACTGCGTAAAGTGTGGGAAAAGTACCTGTCTTCTTGACCCAAAACCTTCTCAGATAGGCATGGGTTTCTTATTTAATGTCATAACATTGGCATTGCAAAATACTTTTGAAACATTGAATGGTAtaaaatgaagatatgatcctcgcacttactggacaatttaagcaattgtctcatgaacctgaagaattcaggtgactcaacgggattcgaacccatgacctctgcgatgccggtgcagtgctctaaccaactgagctatgacaccgcacttcatataacacatctttcattgAATGGTATACTTTTATATCtctgccaatttttttttcaataaattatattgtttCTTAAAGGGGCGAGGTCACAGAGACAGAAAGGTTTTTGCGAAACATTTGCtgcaatttatttgtttatatatTTACAAACTACTTGTTAGGGAGATTACTTTGCAAAGTAGGTCACAGAACAGAAAAAGTTGCCGTGAAGGTGGAGGAAACAACTTGAAATACATTAGCCTCTGTTTGATACAGTTCATGTGATACAGTTCAGTGTAGTTCACATAGAGATTTGAGTGGATGGTTTATGTACACTAGAGTGGAGTTATTGATCAAAGCTTCAGATTTTTTTAGATTTCTACCCATGTAAGCATCTTATTTATGAACCTAAGTCCAACTGCTTGACTCCGCCTACTATAGAAGTGATAATTAAGATAATTATATTTGGTTACCTATTGTGTTGCTAATTTGTACATACCGGTATTTAATCACAGCAAATATTCTTTCAGTTTCACCTCTGATTTCCAGAGATGCATGTAATTGCTGAAATATTCTTTCAGTTTCACCTCTGATTTCCAGAGATGCATGTAATTTCATACTTGCTGAATTTTGATAATCATCATGTAGTGTATTTAAAACCTTTAAGTCCCAGCattaacttctttttttcacatgtgtCAGTGTTCTTGTCAGAGATGGATGAGGGCTTCCGATTTTGTCAACTTCAGAGGTACAGTAAACGAGACACTTCATGATCTTCACTATCTGTCTTTTGCGTGACAAGAAGTGATGATGAGGTCAAGAGAAGGGTGAGGTGAGATGGTACTTTAGGAGTAAGGAGGGGGTGTTATGTCTGGGTGACTCCTACAACAATTCTTCTTTGGGCCTCACTCACTCAGCTGATGAGATTCCATGAAGGTATATGATTATTGAAGCAACATTTTGTAAAAAGTGTATATACTGGTATGTGCAACAATTTcaggggtacctggagaaaagccttaagtgacttctgataaattaccagattctccttccaaatttccttgtattcagttgtgaatgactaggagaatttgacattgcatcaaaagtcacttaaggccttattccacacaccccttcattaTTCCAGTGTAATTTGAAGCAGTGataaagcagttttcaaatgactggcaAAAGTAATTGCACGATTATGATTGCTGCACTTGGTGATAAGGTTAAAATCTTGCACCAGTGTCTTAAAATCAATCATGCCTTGAACTCATGATTTCCCCcacgctttgagcaagttataGGTAATTGGTAGGAGTTCTGATTGGGTCGttgcattgtttgttttcttattgGGATTGGTCGGGGCAACAACTTTGGTATCAGGTTTTTCAgcattcatttgaaaactgctctaattgcataataatattgtacatTTTTATACTCGGTATTCAAAATTTAGACCAATTTGGTgcttatcatttttattacaaGTTTTTATCCTTACCCTCGTAGATGCTTTAAGTCACTGTAGAATATACTAACAAGATTActcaaatataaaataatattgtcatTTATTACGGTGCAGTAAAACTTTCTATATGCTACAATCATAAATGCAGATAAGGGTACAATTCTTGGTAATAGCAGTATTCGTTGAAGTCTTTTACTTTATTACAAAGCAGTCACAACATGcataattttacaataattattaatgaaagtTAAAATAATCATATAGATCACAAAATTATAAAAGTTCAAAAGAGAGATATCAAGAAATAAAACTAAAGAGACATCAATCTAAGTTTGTTTAAATGAATACATGATCACTATCTTAAGCAATTTTGGAGCATGAATTTCAGCCATCTCCTTAGCTCGCTTAAAGTCTCTCTCCTCGAGTGACTTTTAGCCAGTGGAAGAGTCAGCAAAAATTGAGGTAAGGGATTTTGTTGAACAGTTTTGTATGCCTATTTGGCAGTGCTGGTTGAGTTATGAGAGCTCGTCTTCCACTGATGTGCCCTGGTTTGGAATTTGGACTTGACGTCACACATGGGTTGAATTATTTGGTCctgagaggtttttttccCGTGTTACACCAATATTCCCCTCTCAGCAAAAACCGATCCTTCCTTGATGCgttaattgttattattattattatttcttaagTCTCCCTAATTAATAAAGTGATTGATTTTAGAGCCACTTTCACCAATGACGTCATTCATTGGGAGCCATAAAATAACGCACGCTTTGCGGACATTTTCTCGTTACACATCCAAATACCTCCAACTATCCATGTGATCGTTCTCTTCTCACCAGGCTTCGAAGTGTGAACGTGAGGTGGTGAAAAAtcggaaggaaaaaagacTCACATAAGAGGGCGAGAAATTACATGGGACAAAACCTTCCGTGTCGGCTCTGAGAACACCCACCCAGATGCGACGTGTTACATCTCACCCCTGGATTTGAGGGATTAAAAGAGTTTTCTACAGGGAAGAATTTGAACCCTTGAAAGTGTTCATTAGCGAAGAACCTAAACAATACCgcctttgattttgtttgattaaAAAACGGCGGATAGGAATATCAAATGTAGAACAGACTCAATGGCTaaatttcaaagttatttttgttttctttgtctcgAGATTGTTCAGGTGTAATCCtataagatatatttttagtcAGGCTTAAATTGTCCTAGTCGACGGTGTCGGAATATTGTTCGCCTTCGAGGGCGATTTGGAGCTGAAGACAATTCGCGcacatcaatttttttttttttaacgcatCTTAGTTTCTCCATTTTTTATCCTCATTCTTTTTTCATAGAGGTGTAATCTTTAAGCTAAGGAAAATATACACCATTTAGAAAATTCGTTCATCCTATTTGTAcgccttttttatttcacaattGTTCGTACGATTACGCCTTTTTCGTTGCcatatttctttaaaatactTATTCGCAAATAAGCTTTATTTTTAAACGCGTGCGAACGAGCTACAGCCCATACGTTGGAAACATGTCACTGCATGAAACGGATGCGAAACAAAAAGCCGCGTAATTGCAATATACATGCTAACTTCATCGATTAattatcttcagttgattgcATCGCGATTTTTGTCGTCAATTCATTACGTCCATTGCCGCACACGAAAGTTTCCTGGTTTGAAACATTACGCAGAAAAAACAGTCCAATCTACCAGATAGTTGTCATGTTCCTGTTTTTACTGGCATTCTGAAACACAATAAAGCGCTcaaatcattattaattttagaacGGACAAAATGTGTTAAATATTAACGTTTTTTTGCCACGAGGTGAAAAAAGTGTATTGTTTACCCACTTCCGGTTGACTTCTTTTCCGTCTCAATATTACCTCTTACCGCGCACTAGTTTTTTTGATCCGCTGTCAAAAATCTCAAAGCATTTTAGAAAGTTTCTTTTACAATACGCATATCGATGAATTAAGACTTTTTGCCGTACTCCCACACCAGATAAACCAGTTctaattatttaaaaacacGAGCAATATCTTGAAAAGCGGAAGTGAAAAAGGTGATAACCCTTGATGCATTGCGCTCGGCGTTGGCTACCCACGTCATATTGACTGTTTTGAGTTGTTAGCGTTCGAGAATGGCGTGTGTTGGGTGGGTGTTTGGTTAGTTGCGCAGAAGTAACTTGATTTTACCCGTCAAACCTACATTCATTTCACCATGGCTTGCAGCAGCAGTAGTGGTACAAGGTCTGAATTCATAGTCGGAGGTAAATACCGCCTTGTTCGCAAGATTGGAAGCGGTTCTTTCGGGGATATTTACTTGGCAGTCACCTCGAATAATTCCGAAGAAGTCGCGGTGAAGCTCGAGTCTCAGAAAGCTCGCCATCCACAGCTTCTGTACGAATCAAAGCTGTACAAAATCCTTCAAGGTGGTGTTGGAATTCCTATAGTTCGATGGTATGGTCAAGAAAAAGACTACAATGTTTTGGTGATGGATCTTCTCGGGCCAAGCCTGGAAGATCTATTCAACTTTTGTTCGCGTCGcttcacaatgaaaacagtGCTGATGCTTGCAGACCAAATGATTAGTCGCGTCGAATATGTTCACAACAAGAACTTTATTCACCGAGATATCAAGCCCGATAATTTCTTGATGGGTGTAGGCAGGCACTGCAACAAACTGTATTTGATTGATTTTGGATTAGCGAAGAAATATCGTGACACAAGATCGAAACAACATATTCCTTACCGCGAGGACAAGAACCTCACAGGAACGGCTCGGTACGCAAGTATTAATGCCCATCTTGGCATCGAGCAGTCAAGGAGAGATGACATGGAGTCACTTGGCTATGTACTGATGTACTTTAATCGCAGCAGTCTTCCTTGGCAAGGTCTCAAAGCAGCGACGAAGAAGCAGAAGTACGAGAAAATTAGTGAGAAAAAGATGTCCACCCCAGTGGAGGTCCTTTGCAAAGGTTTCCCTGCCGAGTTCGCCATGTATCTTAACTATTGTCGAGGGCTTCGCTTCGAGGAGAACCCCGATTACATGTATTTAAGGCAGTTGTTCAGGATTCTATTTCGGACATTAAACTACCAATACGATTATATTTTCGACTGGACAATGTTGAAACAGAAGGCAGCACAAGCAACCG
This sequence is a window from Acropora palmata chromosome 6, jaAcrPala1.3, whole genome shotgun sequence. Protein-coding genes within it:
- the LOC141883894 gene encoding uncharacterized protein LOC141883894, coding for MAKILHMIAVSYVGIFVIQSSAQRQICSYYGSDRVPKEAYSLSNCTWFRERSCCTRTEVTSTFLGMPHLETSSSDCHNHLNYLMCYFCSPDQHQWLRRGKVHVCKSFCNDVYKHCKDAKFEGKALSSVYSSGNEFCKAQHFNVLDEDTQACYKFDDSLFATASLHKGCSFRVILLLVVSLIYHFLWT
- the LOC141883893 gene encoding casein kinase I encodes the protein MACSSSSGTRSEFIVGGKYRLVRKIGSGSFGDIYLAVTSNNSEEVAVKLESQKARHPQLLYESKLYKILQGGVGIPIVRWYGQEKDYNVLVMDLLGPSLEDLFNFCSRRFTMKTVLMLADQMISRVEYVHNKNFIHRDIKPDNFLMGVGRHCNKLYLIDFGLAKKYRDTRSKQHIPYREDKNLTGTARYASINAHLGIEQSRRDDMESLGYVLMYFNRSSLPWQGLKAATKKQKYEKISEKKMSTPVEVLCKGFPAEFAMYLNYCRGLRFEENPDYMYLRQLFRILFRTLNYQYDYIFDWTMLKQKAAQATAATSTGAGGVPGFTASKKPDHSHPTCHHSKSKGNMYDGLYEY